A region of the Chryseobacterium cucumeris genome:
CTCTTTCTTTATCAGCTGACCTGTCCAATGAAACCAGAATCATCTTATACATCTGATTACCTGCATATTTAGTATTTACTTCCATAAAATGAGGCAGCTCTTTTACACATGGACCGCAGGTTGTAGACCAGAAGTTCACAACAAGCAATTTATCATGTTCCTGCTGAATACGCTTCTCCAGGTCTTCATATTTTACGACAGAAACTTCCGTCTGCTGGGCTTTGAAAACCGAGCAGCACACAAACAGGGCTGATATTTTTACTATATTTTTCATTTTTAAAATACAAACAACTACAAATCATCAATATACAAAAATAAAATTCACCTATTGGATCAATTTCTTACAAAAGAATAATTTATTTGTCCATTGATTCATTTTTTTGATATTTTTACGGCTTAAATTAAAACCATGAAAAAAGCTTATTTACTGCTGCCAGTTTTCTTTTTGGCATCCTGCTCAAGCAGCAATGATGATACAGATTCATCCAACAACAATCAAAATAATAATGATAACAGCCCGGTTTTAGTAACAAAAATGGTTGCTGACGGAGAGACCTCAACCTATACTTACAATGGCTCAAAAATCTCCCAGATTAAAAACATTACCAATGGTGAAGTGACCTCTTTCAGTTATTCAGGAGATCTGATTACCCAGCAGGTAACAACGGGTTCAAGCACCAGCTATAAAACAACCTATGTTTATGATGGAAGCAGCAGATTGAGCAAAAAAACATACAGTGAGACTTACCTTACGTCCGGAACTGTTTCTACGGTAGAAACCAATTATAACTATCTTTCCGGTAATAATGTAAAAATCACCTATACGGCAAGCTTTACAGGATCACCTGTAAGAACCGGCACTAAAAATGCTACATTAAATGCTGATGGCTCTCTTAGCAGCTGGACAGACACCGCATCAGTTCCTAATAATACAGGAGGTTTTTATAGTGCAACAGGTGCTTTACAGCCTATTGTGTATGACACCAAGAATGTACCTTTTAAAAATATAACAGGGTTTTTAAAAATTATTGACACGGAAGATGAAAACGGGTCCGTACACAATATACTAAGCTATAATTATGTCCTTAATTATAACAATGGAGCCGGAAGTGGTGAATGGACCATCTTTAAATCCGTTTATGAATATAATAGCAGCGGATATCCTACAAAGAATGTCAAAACATACTATAATAAAACAGGAACAGGAGTTACAAATAGTGAAATGAACACTTACGAATACAATCATTTATAATACAATGGAGCGCTTAAGGCGCTCTTTTTGTTTTCATTAACACATATGTTAATTTTATCACAATTGATAGAATTATATG
Encoded here:
- a CDS encoding TlpA family protein disulfide reductase, translated to MKNIVKISALFVCCSVFKAQQTEVSVVKYEDLEKRIQQEHDKLLVVNFWSTTCGPCVKELPHFMEVNTKYAGNQMYKMILVSLDRSADKERVIKFIKNKNLTAEVLLLDDIKRMNTWIPRFEKDWDGNIPVTLFYKNGSKIYFNDGEMSKEDLEKTIKENL